From Brassica rapa cultivar Chiifu-401-42 unplaced genomic scaffold, CAAS_Brap_v3.01 Scaffold0603, whole genome shotgun sequence, a single genomic window includes:
- the LOC103848906 gene encoding LOW QUALITY PROTEIN: AT-hook motif nuclear-localized protein 19 (The sequence of the model RefSeq protein was modified relative to this genomic sequence to represent the inferred CDS: inserted 13 bases in 10 codons), translating to PAGSKNKPKPPIFVTRDXPNALKSHVMEIASGTDVIETLATFARXRQRGICILSGNGTVANVTLRQPSAATVSSXPGGAAVLALQGRXEILSLTGSFLPGPAPPGSXGLTIYLASGQGQIVEEAXGGPLMAAGPVMXIAATFSNATYERLPWMXEEAAEGGGGGVVPGQLGAXGSPLSSGGGRGDGNQGLPVYSMPENLVSSGGGSGGGGQMSGQEAYXWAQARSGF from the exons CCAGCTGGTTCCAAGAACAAACCAAAGCCACCGATCTTCGTCACGCGCG TCCCTAACGCTCTCAAGAGCCATGTTATGGAGATCGCTAGTGGGACTGACGTCATCGAAACCCTAGCTACTTTCGCTA CGCGCCAACGTGGCATCTGCATCTTGAGCGGTAACGGCACGGTGGCTAACGTTACACTCCGACAACCCTCAGCAGCTACCGTTTCCTC CCCTGGAGGTGCGGCTGTTTTGGCGTTACAAGGGA TTGAGATTCTTTCTTTAACAGGTTCTTTCTTGCCTGGACCGGCTCCACCTGGAT ACGGTTTAACGATTTACTTAGCCAGTGGTCAAGGTCAGATTGTTGAGGAAGC TGGTGGGCCATTGATGGCAGCTGGTCCGGTGA CAATTGCTGCCACGTTTTCTAATGCGACTTACGAGAGGTTGCCTTGGAT GGAAGAAGCGGCTGAGGGCGGCGGCGGAGGAGTGGTTCCAGGGCAGCTTGGGG TAGGTTCTCCTCTGAGTAGCGGTGGCGGTCGAGGAGATGGAAACCAAGGACTTCCGGTGTACAGTATGCCGGAAAATCTTGTTTCTAGTGGCGGTGGAAGCGGTGGAGGAGGGCAGATGAGCGGTCAAGAAGCTT GTTGGGCTCAAGCTAGGTCAGGATTTTAA